GGGAACATTAAATGAAAGAGGACGTCGAGCTGATGAAACGTATTATTTCCATCGTGAGGACGGTTCTCCTGTTTCCAACTATTTTAGTCAATCATCATTTAGCACATACACACTAGCACGCGAGCGTAATCTTACAAAGGTAACAAAAGATGTAGACCTACGGTTAGTTGGACCACTTGGCTGTGGATTTATGACAGGTAGCGGTACTGTACTCAATGGCTTGAAGCCTGCTCCTGGCTCAAGTATCGCTGTATTTGGAACGGGTGCGGTTGGTCTTGCGGCTATGATGGCAGCAAAAATTTCTGGATGTACAAAAATTATCGGAATCGATATTCATGATAATCGTTTGGAAACAGCAAAAGAACTAGGCGCAACGCATGTTATTAATAGTAAGACGGCTGACGTTCATGAAGAAATCAAAAAGCTTACAAATGGTAAAGGCGTGAATTACACTGTTGATACCACTGGTGTTCCACCAGTAATTCGTACAGCGATTGAAGTATTAGCAAAGGGTGGCGTTGCTGCACCTGTTGGTGGCACAATTAAGCCTATCGAGCTTAATACTTTTATGGATTTGGCTGCACAAAACAAAGCCATTCAAGGTGTTCTAATGGGAAACAGTATTCCACAGCTGTCTATTCCACAGCTAATTGAGTTTTTTGAAGCAGGTAACTTTGCCTTTGATAAGCTAGTTAATTTCTACAAGTTCGAAGACATTAACCAAGCTGCGGCCGATTCTTTATCAGGTAAAGTGGTTAAGCCTGTATTAATTATGGATGAGGACTATGTTCCGGGTCAATGAGAACAAGTAAACAATAATTCGATCAAGGCTTCTGCGATTTCCGGCAGAAGCCTTTTTTCATATTCACGCGCTAAGCAAGTTTGCCAGCACAACTTAAGAAGAAGCTTATGGTATTAGAACATCTAGTGTCAAAGTTAGAAAAGGGGCGGAAGTATAACGAGAAAGAAATTAATGATTTCATAAAGGACTTCCATGAAGATTTTGCAACGATTAGAAGGGAATTTATTATGCACCAATTCATGTTTAGGGAAAACCAAATATACGAATTAAACCCACAGGAGATGTGGGCAAGGTGATGCTCATACCCCGATCTCTATGATAAAACTCAGTAAAAATGGAAAGAACCCGAGAGATGGCACTTCAATGAGTCCATCTTTCGGGTTGCAGTTCACCTGATTCCTCTAAGGGCAAATCTTATCCTTTTTATGCTTCGGCAAGTGCAGAGATGATTTCCTCCGTTGTGCGAGTCCGCCCGATTCGAGGGAAAATAAAATTTTTAACGTGATCATGCTCCGCTTGGGAAAATCCCGTCATCGCATCAATCGCCAAAATGAGCTGATACCCGTGCATGAACGCTTCGCGCGCAGTTGTATCCACGCCTAACCCGGTAGAAATGCCGCATAAGACGATGGTATCGATCCCCCGGCGGCGAAGCTGCAGGTCCAGTTCCGTTCCGTAAAATGCTCCCCATTGCTTCTTAGTGATGATATGGTCAGTCTCGGCGACCTGCATTTCCGGAACTATTTGATCCCATCCCTCTGTCAGATTCAGTGGAGGTACAGTCGAATCGAGCTTAGGCTTCGGGATATCTTTTAAATCCTTGCTCGATACTCGGACCAGCGCGACCATGGAGCCGTGCTTGCGGAAAACATCGGCCAAGGAGGCTGCGTTGGACACAACCAGCTCGGCGGAATAAGGGGCGTATTGATTGCCAAGCCACTTCTGTAAATCTATGACGACTAGCGCTGTTTTTTGCGGATCCAGCAATTTTTCCAATTCATTTCCCTCCTTGTCTATGATCTTGACCATTAGTTAAATATATTATACTCAAATACTTAGATTCTCCCCTTCGCCTAGCTGTAAACGTATATTCTTATCTAGAGAAAGCAGCTGTAGCAGACAATCCTCTGCTATGGCTGTTTTTTTATATGGCTTCGATCTTGGTTCATATAATTGTTCTCTTTACATTAGTACTACATGTGGAAAATGTTGTGAAAATAATGTGTTGCTATATTTAATAATGTGACTATTCTTTTACAAGCATCTAGAGGAGTGTGAAGGTTTGTGAGTTTTTATCAACCATTTTTTAAGAGAGTTTTGAGCGGAATATTGGCAATGGCGGTTCTAATCTCGTTCATTCCAGCATCCCTATCATCCTCGTCTACCGTTAATGCCGCTCCTATGGATCCTCCGAGTCCTTACGGTGCCATCATGGTGCAAGATTTCGAAAATGTCAGCTTGGATGATTTATATCTGGACAAGGCACGACTTTATAGCGCCGATATGGCGCTTGAAACAAACCCCAAATACGTTCGTAACGGGTCAACATCCTTACGAATTGATTATGATTTCATTGGAATTACAGATAATCCCTCTCAATTTGCTGTGGGGCCGGCTACTCAATTGCCCTTGACAGGTAGAGTACCTAAGAAAATCGGCATGTGGGTATACGCCAATAATGAAGGACATGGTGTAACCAGTAAGTTTTACATTCCAAGTGGCAGTTCTAGAACGTATGATATAAGGAATGAAGTTGTAGGAATTGACTGGAGTGGCTGGAAATATGTAGAGGCTGAAATCGGGTCTGATATGAGTGTCCCGGGTACTCTTGCATTTTACTTCCAGGTGAAGCAACGGCAAATGAGTAAAAAGAATAAAGGCTCGCTTTGGATTGACGACGTCAGGCTCATTTATGATGATCTGGTTGGAGAAGATACGACCGTGCCTGTGATCACTCCGATTTCACCGACACCAAATCAGACGTTGAACGCACCGCTTTCCAATATCACTTTGTCTGCGAAAGACAATGACAATGGATCGGGTATTGATCCAAACTCGGTTCAAATGACCGTGAATGGACAGTCTGTTACATCGGCTACCTACGCCTACAATCCAGAAAATAAAATAATAACATATGTTCCAAATGAGCCGCTTAGTGGTGGCTATTATGAAGTACATGCAAAAATTAGAGATAATTCCGGTAATCCCGCAGCAGCAGATTATTCTTTCAACATAGAGCATGGGGCACGCTTTACTATGGAGGGACCAGAAGAATTACTTGGCAATGATATTTACCAGCTGCAGCTCGGATCGAAGGATGTAGGCTTGGCCAAGAGCGTGCATGCCAAGCTCAAGTTCGACCCAGCGACTTTGCAAGCGAAGGTAATAAACGGGCGTTCCGACCTGAGCAACGTGCATACCACTATCGATAATGAAGGTGGTTATGTTGAGTTTAACGCAGATGGTTTGCAAGCAGGTAATGCGAATCCTTTGGCAAGTATTGATTTCGAATTCACAAGAACGGCCAGGATGGAACGCGGTGAGTTGTTTAAGCAAGTATGGATGGTGGAGGGCAGCTTTGGTTATACGGATGGGACTACGGTACAATCCATTGCTGCTCCGAAAAACTATAAGATCGGGTTCCCCTACAAATTGGTAATCAAGGGAAGGGGCTTGCAAACTCAGAGCCTAGTCACTGTTACGAATCACGCTGGAGCGCCGGTTGCAGGGGCGGAGATCGAGTTCAACGATGAAAACGGTCCTCAGGCATATGTGACCGTGACAGCTGCGAAATCTAAGATCTATAAGAACGCTGACAGCACGTCCTCCTTGGTACTGGCTGTAAATAAAGATGAGCAATTTTTCGCAACGAAAGGAAACACTTCCGGATTTGTAAATGTGTTTACACCTGACGGATCCAAGAAAGGTTATATACCTTTAGCTGATGTTCAGCAAGATGATCTTAAACAAGGCGTGGGCTTTACGGATTCCAAAGGAGAGATTCGTACGTCGCTCTTGACCCTTGCATTAGGAACTTGGAGGGTACAAGCAGTTATTAACGGTGGAACCAGCGAGAGTATGAACATGGAAATTGTTATTCAGTTTGGTGATGAAAACCCGCAATATGTACAAACCTTTGTTACCGAAGATATGAGTACAAAGATGAGTGTAGGATGGCAGACAGCACCTAGAGTTAAAAAAGCTTTTATTCAGTACATGAAGGAAAGTGATGGCTCCTTAAGTAATAAAGGCATTTGGACACCAACGCTTGAGAATTCAATCGAGCAGGTAGCGGAATACGAAGTACAGGTCATTCAGATGTTTGATAAAGATTCAAAGAATAATAAAGGTCCAGTGGGTGAAATGAAGTTCCATAAGGCGCTCGTTTCTGGACTCGAACCAGGTACGAAATATCATTATAGGGTTGGCTACGAAGGATATTGGAGTGAATGGAATGCCTACAAGACAGTGGAACCCGCACTGAATAACCCCGTTTCTTTCGTATACGTAACGGATTCGCATACCAAAGGCGATAATGGGCTTGAAGCTTATCAAAAGCTACTCAAAAACGCCTTCACAAAGTATCCGGATACCCAGTTCATTATGCATGGCGGCGACATTGTTGACGACGGAAAATATTTAGAAGAATGGAACCAGTACTGGAAAGCTTCGTCGTTCTACTCCTCCTCAATTCCTTCCGCTTACACGATGGGTAACCATGATGTTAAAGGCGAAGGCAAAGAGATTTTCGTTACGGGACTTGATCTTCCGAAAAACGGACCGGATTTCCAGAAGGGATATGTCTATTCCTTTGATTCAGGCGAAGTACATTTTATCGTAATGAATTCCGAATCTGACGCAGTAACGATGAGCAAGCAAGCGGAATGGATGCGCGAGGATATTAAGAAGAGTAACAAGAAATGGAAAATCGTTATGTTCCATAAGCCTCCTTACCATACGGAGGCGGGACGCAGCGATCTAATTGAAGATTCACGGACCTATTTCGCTCCTATACTAGAGGAATTGCAAGTAGACTTGGTGCTGGTAGGCCACGACCACGTTTACTCGCGCACGTATCCGATGAAACAAGGTAAGCCATTGTTAAATGGAGAACGTGGAACTGTCTATCTGGACGGAGGTGCATCTGGCTGGAAGTTCTACAATGGAACAAAGTATAATTATCTTGATTTCATGTTCGACGACGACGTTCCGGTATATACTTCCATTCAAGTTAGCCATGATAAGATCTCGATTCAAGGCCTTACATTAGACGGACAATTATTTGACGACTACTCGATCGAGAAAAAGGATGCAGCACCGCCATCACCTTCAACAGGTTCACCAACGCCAACGCCTGCACCAACACCAAAGCCGACACCTGCACCAACGCCAGCGCCTAAATCATTTTACAATGAAAAGGTTAATATGGATGCAGTCAAGGCACTAGTAGAAAAAGCAAATTCTGCGCCTGCAGTATCATTCAAAGATGTACCTGCTAATGCCCCGAATTCTAAAGCAATCACTTTAGGGACTAAGCTCGGAATTATTACTGGGTATGCAGATGGTTCATTCCATGGCAATGCTACGATAACGAGAGCAGAATTTGCGGCTATGCTAGTAAAGGCACTTGGTTTAAAGGCAGAAGGTAATACTAGCTTTAAGGACACCAAAAATCACTGGGCAGCAGAAGCAATTGCTATATTGAAAGCAAGCGGTATTAGCAATGGTTACTTGGACGGAACATTCAAACCGAATCAGACGATATCCAGAGCGGAAATAGTGGCTATGCTTTCAAAAGTAATGAACACTATTTTAGTAAAAGACAATAAGTTCAAGGATGCTTCGGGTCACTGGGCAGAGGCTGAGATTGATACGTTATCCGAAATGGGTATCGTAAAAGGTTCTGCGAATGGTTCATTTAAGCCAAATGCTAATGCTACGAGATCCGAGTCATTACTCATGATCTTGCGTATGCTAAATGTAAGTCTTGGTCATTCACTGGACATAGAATAGTAGATTAAGGCAAATTGGAAGCGGTAGGTACTGGTAAAACAGTACCTGCCGTTTTCTATATGTTTTCTGGTTTACATCTTCTAATTTGAGCTTGGTGAACCAACCGACTCTTCCACCTGTCCTGATTCTCGGCGTCTCCGACTCATGATAACCAGGGACAATGCAATTGCCGTGAGGATAATTCCAAGTATTCGAAATCCTTCGAAGCTGAAGGTACCTCCCATTACGATACCAATTAACAAGGAAGAGAGAATGGTTCCCAAATATCTTGATGTATTAAATATTCCGGAAGCCACGCCTATCATTTCTTTGGGAGAGCTTTGGAACAAGGCAGCTTGCATGCCGACATTGTTCAACCCGTTGCTAATACCGAATGCAGCTAAAGCCAAGCATACACTGATTACCGGCGAAGTTTGATTCAATGTTACTATCCATACTGACCCAAGTGTCATCAGTATTCCAGATAACAGTAATGCGGGGCGAGGTCCTGATTTATCTATCCATCGGCCTGCTATTGGTGAAGTAACAAGCGAGCACAAGCCTAGGCTTAGTATGAGAATTCCTGTGTCGAATTCGCTAACATGACGTACCATTTGCAAGTAGG
This portion of the Cohnella abietis genome encodes:
- a CDS encoding NAD(P)-dependent alcohol dehydrogenase, translated to MKIRSAVVNEINDPYVLEDLTISEMREDEILVKIVASGMCHSDDFVRSKQTMYKFPIVLGHEGSGIVEKIGSAVHGFEPGDHVVLSFEYCGHCDSCLTGVPASCDDWGTLNERGRRADETYYFHREDGSPVSNYFSQSSFSTYTLARERNLTKVTKDVDLRLVGPLGCGFMTGSGTVLNGLKPAPGSSIAVFGTGAVGLAAMMAAKISGCTKIIGIDIHDNRLETAKELGATHVINSKTADVHEEIKKLTNGKGVNYTVDTTGVPPVIRTAIEVLAKGGVAAPVGGTIKPIELNTFMDLAAQNKAIQGVLMGNSIPQLSIPQLIEFFEAGNFAFDKLVNFYKFEDINQAAADSLSGKVVKPVLIMDEDYVPGQ
- a CDS encoding hydrolase yields the protein MVKIIDKEGNELEKLLDPQKTALVVIDLQKWLGNQYAPYSAELVVSNAASLADVFRKHGSMVALVRVSSKDLKDIPKPKLDSTVPPLNLTEGWDQIVPEMQVAETDHIITKKQWGAFYGTELDLQLRRRGIDTIVLCGISTGLGVDTTAREAFMHGYQLILAIDAMTGFSQAEHDHVKNFIFPRIGRTRTTEEIISALAEA
- a CDS encoding S-layer homology domain-containing protein gives rise to the protein MSFYQPFFKRVLSGILAMAVLISFIPASLSSSSTVNAAPMDPPSPYGAIMVQDFENVSLDDLYLDKARLYSADMALETNPKYVRNGSTSLRIDYDFIGITDNPSQFAVGPATQLPLTGRVPKKIGMWVYANNEGHGVTSKFYIPSGSSRTYDIRNEVVGIDWSGWKYVEAEIGSDMSVPGTLAFYFQVKQRQMSKKNKGSLWIDDVRLIYDDLVGEDTTVPVITPISPTPNQTLNAPLSNITLSAKDNDNGSGIDPNSVQMTVNGQSVTSATYAYNPENKIITYVPNEPLSGGYYEVHAKIRDNSGNPAAADYSFNIEHGARFTMEGPEELLGNDIYQLQLGSKDVGLAKSVHAKLKFDPATLQAKVINGRSDLSNVHTTIDNEGGYVEFNADGLQAGNANPLASIDFEFTRTARMERGELFKQVWMVEGSFGYTDGTTVQSIAAPKNYKIGFPYKLVIKGRGLQTQSLVTVTNHAGAPVAGAEIEFNDENGPQAYVTVTAAKSKIYKNADSTSSLVLAVNKDEQFFATKGNTSGFVNVFTPDGSKKGYIPLADVQQDDLKQGVGFTDSKGEIRTSLLTLALGTWRVQAVINGGTSESMNMEIVIQFGDENPQYVQTFVTEDMSTKMSVGWQTAPRVKKAFIQYMKESDGSLSNKGIWTPTLENSIEQVAEYEVQVIQMFDKDSKNNKGPVGEMKFHKALVSGLEPGTKYHYRVGYEGYWSEWNAYKTVEPALNNPVSFVYVTDSHTKGDNGLEAYQKLLKNAFTKYPDTQFIMHGGDIVDDGKYLEEWNQYWKASSFYSSSIPSAYTMGNHDVKGEGKEIFVTGLDLPKNGPDFQKGYVYSFDSGEVHFIVMNSESDAVTMSKQAEWMREDIKKSNKKWKIVMFHKPPYHTEAGRSDLIEDSRTYFAPILEELQVDLVLVGHDHVYSRTYPMKQGKPLLNGERGTVYLDGGASGWKFYNGTKYNYLDFMFDDDVPVYTSIQVSHDKISIQGLTLDGQLFDDYSIEKKDAAPPSPSTGSPTPTPAPTPKPTPAPTPAPKSFYNEKVNMDAVKALVEKANSAPAVSFKDVPANAPNSKAITLGTKLGIITGYADGSFHGNATITRAEFAAMLVKALGLKAEGNTSFKDTKNHWAAEAIAILKASGISNGYLDGTFKPNQTISRAEIVAMLSKVMNTILVKDNKFKDASGHWAEAEIDTLSEMGIVKGSANGSFKPNANATRSESLLMILRMLNVSLGHSLDIE